Proteins from one Elgaria multicarinata webbii isolate HBS135686 ecotype San Diego chromosome 3, rElgMul1.1.pri, whole genome shotgun sequence genomic window:
- the FIGNL2 gene encoding fidgetin-like protein 2, which produces MHWTPEHAQPLNQWPEQHLDVSSTTSSPAHKSDLYHSSRQRFNYAWANDDISALTASNLLKRYAEKYSGVLDSPYDRPSALNTYSDGAFGPLNGQKGEMEPWPMAHSSEGAYPLTPMHDGLSSSKGIVPPAVTPGNSLGTSPVVSSNLSDSIYPSNTCGGPTGSGSLGASQDYPSGYSGAYLPSGYCSQPASALPPPHPSTLHSSGLLQPSHPSTPLVPGYSSSGPMYNYASGSYPPQPGYGPIHPPHPSASYLPSGIAAPTPIPPSSRPPVVPGYSYQSPLTVPPLSGESGSSLKRKAFDITGGEDDSEGRYRKYSYEQPKSPYQMSDSGECRGNGFNRSSEVPFKGGKRPAGVAATTVASEEPIGKYNSQPMKGMVSPAYNVGEAPLRPSESFEKFTPPAANGEREGDSFALRMQPKPPTFGSDSSSQTVEEQLKAMDPYVLELVNNKIIDCGPPVQWTDIAGHASVKAAIEEELVWPILRPGAYTGASRPPKTILLFGPRGVGKTLLSRCISTQLGSTLLKLSGTALVSKWKAEAEKILQTTFFVSNCRQPAIVLLTDVESLLEDAAVLKSQLLSYLDNLATSGEQNVVVIATTTRPGNLDEATQRRFAKCFYISPPDNIARRQILHHALAQQNYCLSEREMASIVQLTESYSGSELLQLCQQAGANKLHSLPGQLQPTSYKDFESIFCKIHPAVSQKELELYVEWDKMYGSRH; this is translated from the coding sequence ATGCACTGGACACCAGAGCATGCTCAGCCCCTGAATCAGTGGCCGGAGCAGCACCTTGAtgtctcctccaccacctcctcacCCGCTCACAAATCTGACCTCTACCACAGTAGCCGGCAGCGCTTCAACTATGCCTGGGCCAATGACGACATCTCTGCCCTGACTGCTTCCAACTTGCTGAAGAGGTATGCAGAGAAGTACTCCGGAGTGTTGGACTCCCCTTATGACAGGCCATCAGCACTCAACACCTACAGTGATGGCGCCTTTGGGCCCCTCAATGGTCAGAAGGGAGAAATGGAGCCTTGGCCTATGGCACACAGCTCAGAAGGGGCCTACCCTCTGACCCCAATGCACGATGGATTGTCCAGCTCCAAGGGGATtgtccctcctgctgtcaccccGGGCAACAGTCTTGGTACCTCCCCTGTGGTCTCCAGTAACCTGTCTGACTCAATTTATCCTAGTAATACTTGTGGGGGACCCACCGGTTCTGGCAGTCTTGGGGCATCTCAGGACTATCCTTCAGGCTACAGTGGAGCCTATCTGCCATCAGGCTactgcagccagccagcctcagCGCTCCCACCGCCACACCCGTCTACCTTGCATAGCTCAGGCCTCCTACAGCCCAGCCATCCTTCCACCCCACTTGTCCCCGGCTACAGCTCCTCAGGACCCATGTACAACTATGCCTCAGGCAGCTACCCACCTCAGCCTGGCTATGGCCCcatccaccctccccacccatcagCCTCATACTTACCCTCAGGCATTGCTGCCCCCACACCCATTCCCCCTTCCTCTCGCCCCCCTGTGGTCCCTGGATATAGCTACCAGAGCCCACTCACAGTGCCACCTCTCAGCGGTGAGTCAGGGAGCTCTCTGAAAAGGAAGGCCTTCGATATCACGGGTGGTGAGGATGATAGTGAAGGCAGGTATCGCAAATACAGCTATGAGCAACCAAAGTCCCCATATCAGATGTCCGACAGTGGTGAATGTAGAGGGAATGGGTTCAACCGAAGCTCTGAGGTGCCTTTCAAAGGTGGGAAAAGGCCAGCTGGAGTGGCAGCGACAACAGTGGCTTCAGAGGAGCCCATTGGGAAATACAACAGCCAGCCCATGAAAGGAATGGTCTCTCCAGCTTACAACGTTGGTGAAGCCCCACTGAGGCCTAGTGAGAGCTTTGAGAAATTTACTCCTCCAGCTGCAAATGGTGAGCGTGAGGGAGACTCCTTTGCTCTCAGGATGCAGCCCAAACCACCAACGTTTGGTAGTGATAGCAGCAGCCAGACAGTGGAAGAGCAGCTAAAAGCCATGGACCCTTACGTTCTGGAACTGGTGAACAACAAGATTATTGACTGTGGCCCTCCAGTCCAGTGGACTGACATTGCTGGGCATGCCTCTGTCAAAGCTGCCATAGAGGAAGAGCTGGTGTGGCCCATCCTGAGGCCAGGGGCTTACACTGGGGCAAGTCGACCACCCAAAACCATCCTGCTGTTTGGGCCTCGTGGCGTAGGGAAGACTCTGCTGAGCAGGTGTATTTCTACCCAGCTGGGATCCACCCTGCTGAAGCTCAGTGGGACAGCCTTGGTCTCCAAATGGAAGGCTGAAGCCGAGAAGATCCTACAGACGACATTCTTTGTGTCCAACTGTCGGCAGCCTGCTATTGTTCTCCTCACTGATGTGGAATCTCTCCTGGAGGACGCTGCTGTCCTGAAGTCCCAGCTCCTCTCCTACTTGGATAACCTTGCTACCTCAGGCGAACAGAATGTGGTTGTCATAGCAACCACCACTAGGCCTGGCAACTTGGATGAAGCCACCCAGAGAAGGTTCGCCAAGTGTTTCTACATCTCCCCACCAGACAACATTGCCAGGCGGCAGATCCTGCACCACGCTTTAGCTCAGCAAAACTACTGCCTCAGTGAGAGGGAAATGGCCTCCATCGTACAACTCACCGAGAGCTACTCTGGCAGCGAGCTCCTTCAGCTTTGTCAGCAGGCCGGGGCAAACAAGCTTCATAGCCTGCCAGGCCAGCTTCAACCCACCTCCTACAAGGATTTTGAAAGCATTTTCTGCAAGATCCACCCCGCAGTCTCTCAGAAAGAGCTGGAATTGTACGTGGAATGGGATAAAATGTATGGGTCTCGGCATTAG
- the TMDD1 gene encoding transmembrane and death domain protein 1 — MMMSHSKASGTFAMLPLVGIALALLMAPALCDDTVADDVGSHMMVRISELLTPEECQAFHAKLLSPEENVKEELERLSAKKNPIPIRSRRDITIISTEECRGTLLSWLETEGDTMYWDRLSRALQAIGRSDISMELGKNLNQDKTLEIKKNVEGYHKTVKHLTSSLLLEENGMSGDEERSGEGRLRREGKGSKTKLEPGEWDDLELIVERKPLPPYNRSLFEWVTPVATGIISGFLTSFVLAALALYSFFWILNQGSHDSTQPSWDSMPEMIFRSPSPRRGGIYYTFQRLDKLGKCDGEPVDDDDDGGGDDDNDNDGAEEGQEKEFLVRP; from the exons ATGATGATGTCACATT CAAAGGCCTCTGGAACCTTTGCAATGCTGCCTCTGGTAGGAATCGCTCTTGCCTTGCTGATGGCACCTGCCTTGTGCGATGACACAGTGGCTGACGACGTTGGTAGTCACATGATGGTCCGTATCTCAGAGCTCCTAACCCCAGAGGAATGCCAAGCCTTTCATGCCAAGCTCCTTAGCCCTGAGGAGAACGTGAAAGAAGAGCTAGAGCGGCTCTCTGCGAAGAAGAACCCCATTCCTATCCGCAGTCGGCGAGACATCACCATCATCAGCACAGAGGAATGCAGGGGGACCCTGCTCAGCTGGCTGGAGACAGAAGGAGACACCATGTATTGGGATCGCCTGTCACGAGCTCTCCAAGCTATTGGGCGCTCCGACATTTCCATGGAGCTGGGCAAGAACCTCAACCAGGACAAGACCTTGGAGATCAAGAAGAACGTGGAAGGATATCACAAGACTGTCAAGCATCTGACCTCCTCGCTGCTCCTGGAGGAGAACGGAATGAGCGGGGATGAAGAGAGGAGCGGAGAAGGCCGCCTGCGGCGGGAGGGCAAAGGCTCCAAGACCAAGCTGGAGCCGGGAGAATGGGATGACCTTGAGCTTATCGTAGAGAGGAAGCCACTACCACCGTACAACAGGAGCCTCTTTGAATGGGTCACTCCGGTGGCAACTGGCATCATCAGTGGGTTTCTAACGTCCTTTGTTCTGGCAGCTCTGGCTCTCTACTCTTTCTTCTGGATCCTGAACCAAGGAAGCCACGATTCCACCCAGCCCAGCTGGGACTCCATGCCAGAGATGATTTTCCGTTCACCATCGCCCAGGCGCGGCGGCATCTATTACACATTTCAGCGGCTGGACAAATTAGGGAAATGTGATGGCGAGCCAGTTGACGACGATGACgacggtggtggtgatgatgataatgacaatGACGGTGCTGAGGAAGGCCAGGAAAAAGAATTCCTAGTGAGGCCGTAA
- the LOC134394417 gene encoding histone H4 — protein sequence MSGRGKGGKGLGKGGAKRHRKVLRDNIQGITKPAIRRLARRGGVKRISGLIYEETRGVLKVFLENVIRDAVTYTEHAKRKTVTAMDVVYALKRQGRTLYGFGG from the coding sequence ATGTCTGGGCGCGGTAAAGGAGGGAAGGGGCTTGGAAAGGGTGGTGCTAAGCGGCATCGTAAAGTGCTGCGAGACAACATCCAAGGTATTACCAAGCCTGCTATTCGTCGCTTAGCCCGCCGCGGAGGAGTAAAGCGTATCTCAGGTTTGATCTACGAGGAGACACGAGGCGTACTGAAGGTTTTCCTGGAGAACGTGATCCGTGATGCTGTGACCTACACAGAACACGCTAAGAGAAAGACCGTGACGGCCATGGATGTAGTGTATGCCTTGAAGCGCCAAGGACGTACCCTTTATGGATTCGGGGGTTAA
- the LOC134394415 gene encoding histone H3 — protein sequence MARTKQTARKSTGGKAPRKQLATKAARKSAPATGGVKKPHRYRPGTVALREIRRYQKSTELLIRKLPFQRLVREIAQDFKTDLRFQSSAVMALQEASEAYLVGLFEDTNLCAIHAKRVTIMPKDIQLARRIRGERA from the coding sequence ATGGCTCGTACTAAGCAGACGGCTCGTAAGTCTACCGGGGGGAAAGCGCCGCGTAAGCAGCTGGCAACTAAAGCAGCTCGGAAAAGCGCTCCTGCTACAGGCGGTGTGAAGAAGCCTCATCGTTACCGCCCAGGCACGGTAGCTCTCCGAGAGATCCGCCGCTACCAAAAATCTACGGAGCTGCTGATTCGAAAGCTGCCCTTCCAGCGTCTAGTGCGGGAGATCGCTCAGGATTTTAAGACCGATTTACGGTTCCAGAGCTCGGCGGTAATGGCTCTGCAGGAGGCCAGCGAAGCTTACTTGGTGGGGCTCTTCGAGGATACCAACCTGTGTGCGATCCACGCCAAGAGGGTCACCATTATGCCCAAGGACATCCAGCTAGCGCGCCGCATCCGCGGAGAGAGGGCTTAG